The proteins below are encoded in one region of Pseudonocardia sp. DSM 110487:
- a CDS encoding GNAT family N-acetyltransferase: MDYPEPWPLRRLVLRTPRLELRPDDDAGLLELVEEAYRGVHPPEQMPFLVPWTDSEPAHLGRRMLQFYWDARGRLTPDNWSIHFLVRLEGRVIGEQTVTGRDFRVVREVDTGSWIGMRHQGGGIGTEMRAAVLAFAFDHLGAVRARSGAFTDNIASRRVSERLGYRTDGSSWFARRGRPAEELRLTVTPDLFVRPEWKLQVEGVEPCLALLGAG; the protein is encoded by the coding sequence ATGGACTATCCGGAGCCATGGCCCCTGCGGCGCCTCGTGCTGCGCACGCCGCGGCTCGAGCTGCGACCGGACGACGACGCCGGGCTGCTCGAGCTCGTCGAAGAGGCCTACCGCGGCGTGCACCCGCCGGAGCAGATGCCGTTCCTCGTCCCGTGGACCGACTCCGAGCCTGCTCACCTGGGCAGGCGCATGCTCCAGTTCTACTGGGACGCGCGCGGACGGCTCACCCCCGACAACTGGTCGATCCACTTCCTCGTCCGGTTGGAGGGACGGGTGATCGGCGAGCAGACGGTGACAGGCCGGGACTTCCGGGTCGTGCGCGAGGTCGATACCGGCTCCTGGATCGGGATGCGCCACCAAGGCGGTGGCATCGGCACCGAGATGCGCGCGGCCGTGCTCGCGTTCGCGTTCGACCACCTCGGTGCCGTGCGGGCTCGCTCAGGCGCCTTCACCGACAACATCGCCTCGCGCCGGGTCTCGGAACGCCTCGGCTACCGGACGGACGGCTCCAGCTGGTTCGCGCGTCGCGGCCGGCCCGCCGAGGAGCTGCGGCTGACGGTCACCCCCGACCTCTTCGTGCGCCCGGAATGGAA
- a CDS encoding NAD(P)H-quinone oxidoreductase has translation MRAITVREPGGPEVLEWTEVADPVAGPGEVVVDVVASAVNRADLLQRQGFYPPPPGASDIIGLECSGRIAALGDGVEGWQVGDEVCALLAGGGYAEKVAVPAAQLLPIPQGVDLVTAAGLPEVACTVWSNIVAAGRLSAGETFLVQGGSSGIGTHAIQVAKALGARVAATAGAPDRLERCRALGADIVIDYHDDVPARLKEATDGHGADVILDIMGAKGLAANIETLAPDGRLLIIGLQGGTKGEIDLNKLLRKRGSVTALQLRGRPVTGPSGKGAIVAGVREQVWPLFADGRVRPIVHGSIPLPEAAKAHAQLEAGGVIGKILLPLT, from the coding sequence ATGCGTGCGATCACGGTGCGGGAACCGGGTGGACCGGAAGTGCTCGAGTGGACCGAGGTCGCGGACCCGGTGGCGGGTCCGGGCGAGGTCGTCGTCGACGTCGTGGCGAGCGCGGTCAACCGCGCCGACCTGTTGCAGCGGCAGGGCTTCTACCCGCCGCCGCCCGGCGCGTCGGACATCATCGGTCTCGAATGCTCCGGCCGGATCGCGGCACTCGGTGACGGGGTCGAGGGCTGGCAGGTCGGCGACGAGGTGTGCGCGCTGCTCGCGGGCGGTGGGTACGCAGAGAAGGTCGCCGTGCCGGCGGCGCAGCTGCTCCCGATCCCGCAGGGCGTCGACCTCGTGACGGCCGCGGGCCTGCCCGAGGTGGCGTGCACGGTGTGGTCGAACATCGTGGCGGCGGGGCGGCTGTCCGCCGGGGAGACGTTCCTCGTGCAGGGCGGGAGCAGCGGGATCGGCACCCACGCGATCCAGGTGGCCAAGGCGCTGGGCGCCCGCGTGGCCGCCACCGCCGGTGCCCCGGACCGCCTGGAGCGCTGCCGCGCGCTCGGCGCAGACATCGTGATCGACTACCACGACGACGTCCCGGCCCGGCTGAAGGAGGCCACCGACGGGCACGGTGCCGACGTCATCCTCGACATCATGGGTGCCAAGGGTCTCGCCGCGAACATCGAGACGCTCGCGCCCGACGGCCGGCTGCTGATCATCGGCCTGCAGGGCGGGACGAAGGGTGAGATCGACCTCAACAAGCTGCTGCGCAAGCGCGGGAGCGTCACCGCCCTGCAGCTGCGCGGCCGCCCTGTGACCGGGCCGAGCGGCAAGGGCGCGATCGTCGCGGGCGTGCGCGAGCAGGTGTGGCCGCTGTTCGCCGACGGGCGGGTGCGGCCGATCGTGCACGGCAGCATCCCCCTGCCCGAGGCGGCGAAGGCGCACGCTCAACTCGAGGCGGGCGGCGTGATCGGCAAGATCCTGCTGCCCCTCACCTGA